The following nucleotide sequence is from Mycobacterium sp. JS623.
GACCCCGCCAGCGTGTAGCTCAGCGGGTAACCCTTGGAATCCGCGGCTCCGGCCGAACCGGTGATCACTCCGTCGATCAACGCGACGACCGGATTCACAGTCAGCGCACCACCAGAAGCGGTGGGGGCTGCGATAGTAGATGAACCGGGCCGCGCCGACGCCGACAGCGGGTCCGCGCTGGGCGCGTCCGCCGGTGCCGACGGCGCCGAGGTGTTTGCGGCGATGGGGTATGACACCACGTTGGTCGCGGCGACCAAGCGGCCACCGACTGTGGCCGGCGTTGTCAGCGGTGCGCGCATGTCGGCACTGCCCTGGGTCGCGATGGTAGAACTGCCCGCGGCACCGATGTTGCGTGGTGTCGTCGAATTGGTTTGGCCACCAGGGGTGTTCACGACCGCAGCGGTCCCCGTAGTGGGATCACCGCTGGGGTCGGTATGACTGATGGTGTCCTTGGGCGGTCGAGCCGCGTGGCGACCGGCGGTGCTCGTAGGCGAGGGGTCAACGCTGGAAGTAGCCGTCGCGGGGTCGTCGTCGCCGGCCCGGGAAGTGTTGTGCCGCAACGATACTGGCGCGGCAGACACGACAGTGTTTTGGGGCGACTGCGACGCCGTGGCGGGGATGAGATGTTGTCGCGTGTTGGGGGCCCTCGTTGCCGCGATTGGTTGGCGCTGTGGTGACGTCGATGACGTTGGCGCCGACACTGATCCAGCGGGACTGGTGTCGGCTGGAGGCGCTGAATCGGGTGCGGCGGCGGCCACGCCGTGCCCGGCGGCCACCGCGGCGCCCAGGCCGGCTGCGACCGCCCCGGCGCGCAGCCACAGGACCGAGCGCGGTGTGGCGCTGCGACGGTGACGGCCGTGTGACCGTTTGATGGATTTCTTTGCCGCAGAACGGTTCTTGACTGCCGACATCGTGCACCTCACCAGCTCAGGCCGCCCCGCGGCGGCATCCAGGACTTCGTTGTTTCCGCACCGGCTGGGTGCGGTGGATCGCTTCGGGCGCGACGCTCGGCGGCCGATGGCCTCGTTGGTGGTGTCGGTGGGCATCTGGGTCCAGCATCGCGTGCACGGGTTCTGCGGCGACGGTGGTGAACGGTACGGCGAACAGGAACTCGTCTCGAAGGGAACGGATTTCGGTTCGCCCGATGATGGTGGCCAGCCCCAGGGCGGTCTCCAGCAGCGCGAAGTGATCTCCGATGCAAGAGCGCCACGCTTGATGCGGTAGCCGTCGACGGCGATGTCTTGCGACCCCACCGTGTTGACCGCGGCGCCCGGCGGACACAGACGCTGCGCCTCGTGCAGGACCGCAACGGCGTATGGGACTCGGGCAACGTCATCGCAGTCAGTTCGCGATGCGGAGGTCACGGGGTTGCCGAGGAAGTACGTCGCACTGAGTAATGCTCAACCTGGTGGTTGTGAGGCGCCGCGCTCGTATTCGTCTTGCTGGACATCGGATCTCCCCCTGAATCCGCAGCATCTGCAGTAAGCACCGCTACCGTCGCGGTGCTGTGTTCGATGTGCAGGGTGGCACCCCAAGCAGCGCGTTACCTCATATGAATTGATGATTTCTGCGTATTATTTTGTGCACCTAAACGCTTGAGCAGGCAGGCGTTGGTGAACAGTTGGCGGGGCGGGCGTGGTTTCAGTAGACGACTTCTCCAAAATGGTCTCTGCCGTGTACGCGTGCGCGGTCGACCCCGGACAAGCAGCCGAGTCGATCACGACGATCTACCAGACACTCGGGGCCAGAGGCGGCGCACTGCTGGTGGCCCAAGGCGCGGTCCGAAACCAGATCGCGGCGGTGCTCCCCGCCGACGCCGCCGAGACCTACCGGCACCACTACTGGCGGGTCGACCACGTGTTGGACGACGTCGAGGCCGGACCCGTTGGCGTGGTGCGCACCGGTAGCGAGTTGATGACACCAGATCACCGCTCGGAGTTCCTCAACGAGTGGAACCGCCCCAACGATCTCGAAGACGGCATGTTCGTCCGACTCACCTCGGGCCGAGCTACGACAACTTTCCTGGTGACGGCACCACGACGCACCGAACCATTTGGCTCAGCGGAGCGCCTCAAAGCCATGAACGCCCTGACCGGTCATCTGCAGCAAGCGTTGCGCACCTATGACAAGTTCGCCGAAAGCGGGAGGGTCAACAACGGACTCGTGGCGATGGTCGATGGAATGCGCCACGGGACTGCCCTGGTGGGGCCGGCTGGGTTTCTCCGTTGCCTCAACTCGTCGGCCGAGCTCATTCTTCAGACAGCCGACGGACTATCCCTGCACGCGCAGTGCATCACCGCGACCGTTGGGTCCGCGCAGGCCCAACTGGGCAAAGCAATTCACACCGCGATCGTGGGCGACCGAGACGGAATCCGTTGCGGGCGCTCGATGCTGTGCGCTCGCCCCTCCGGTCGGCGACCCTACGTTGTGCACATAGTGCCGTCGCAGCCAGACGACGCCGGTGCGTTGATGATCATCGTCGATCCCGAGCACCAAACCATGGCCGCGCCAGCGCTGCTTGCCCAGCTCTTCTCACTTACCCGGGCCGAATCCCAGATAGCGTCTGGAATAGCGCGCGGTGCCCCACCAAAGCAACTTGCAGAGGAGATGTCGGTGTCTCTGGTTACTGTGCGGACCCATCTGCAGCACGTATTCGACAAGACCGACACCCACCGCCAAGCTGACCTCGCGCGCCTTCTCACCAACCTGCTGCCCTGAACGCCAGAACACGTCCACGGCTTACCTGACTCCCGTCCAGGGGGCGTGTGCGAGTTTTCGCATGTTGCGATCAGGGAGGTGGGCGATCGGGCGCAACATGGTTGGTAGTCGTTTCCATCGCCCGGCTGCGTTGAATTGAGCGGATGGCGGCGACTGTCCACCTGGATGAACCCCGGTGACACGGTCTTGACGCGAATGCCCGGGTTAGGTCGCTCGTCGATCCGGCGGCGAAACGTCGGGTTCATTCGAGACGCGCTGCGGCTCAGAGCATTCGGTGTTCAGACGTGGATGATAGAAAGATCAGCGACGC
It contains:
- a CDS encoding helix-turn-helix transcriptional regulator, with the protein product MVSVDDFSKMVSAVYACAVDPGQAAESITTIYQTLGARGGALLVAQGAVRNQIAAVLPADAAETYRHHYWRVDHVLDDVEAGPVGVVRTGSELMTPDHRSEFLNEWNRPNDLEDGMFVRLTSGRATTTFLVTAPRRTEPFGSAERLKAMNALTGHLQQALRTYDKFAESGRVNNGLVAMVDGMRHGTALVGPAGFLRCLNSSAELILQTADGLSLHAQCITATVGSAQAQLGKAIHTAIVGDRDGIRCGRSMLCARPSGRRPYVVHIVPSQPDDAGALMIIVDPEHQTMAAPALLAQLFSLTRAESQIASGIARGAPPKQLAEEMSVSLVTVRTHLQHVFDKTDTHRQADLARLLTNLLP